In a genomic window of Streptomyces roseoviridis:
- the bldD gene encoding transcriptional regulator BldD: MSSEYAKQLGAKLRAIRTQQGLSLHGVEEKSQGRWKAVVVGSYERGDRAVTVQRLAELADFYGVPVQELLPGTTPGGAAEPPPKLVLDLERLAHVPAEKAGPLQRYAATIQSQRGDYNGKVLSIRQDDLRTLAVIYDQSPSVLTEQLISWGVLDADARRAVAHEES; this comes from the coding sequence ATGTCCAGCGAATACGCAAAGCAGCTCGGGGCCAAACTCCGTGCGATCCGCACCCAGCAGGGCCTGTCCCTCCACGGTGTGGAGGAGAAGTCCCAGGGCCGCTGGAAGGCGGTCGTGGTCGGTTCGTACGAGCGTGGCGACCGCGCGGTGACCGTGCAGCGCCTGGCCGAGCTGGCGGACTTCTACGGGGTGCCGGTGCAGGAGCTGCTGCCGGGCACCACGCCGGGCGGGGCCGCCGAGCCGCCGCCGAAGCTGGTCCTGGACCTGGAGCGCCTGGCCCACGTCCCCGCCGAGAAGGCCGGCCCGCTCCAGCGCTACGCGGCGACGATCCAGTCGCAGCGTGGTGACTACAACGGCAAGGTGCTGTCGATCCGCCAGGACGACCTGCGCACCCTCGCCGTCATCTACGACCAGTCCCCCTCGGTCCTCACCGAGCAGCTGATCAGCTGGGGCGTGCTGGACGCGGACGCGCGCCGCGCCGTCGCCCACGAGGAGAGCTGA
- a CDS encoding aspartate carbamoyltransferase catalytic subunit has translation MMRHLISAADLTRDDAVLILDTAEEMARVADRPIKKLPTLRGRTICNLFFEDSTRTRISFEAAEKRLSADVINFAAKGSSVSKGESLKDTAQTLEAMGVDAVVIRHSASGAPYRLATSGWIDAPVINAGDGTHQHPTQALLDAFTMRRRLVGRDAGLGQDLSGKRITLVGDVLHSRVARSNVDLLHTLGAEVTLVAPPTLVPVGVEHWPCEVSYDLDGVLPKSDAVMMLRVQRERMNAAFFPTEREYSRRYGLDGLRMAKMPDHAIVMHPGPMVRGMEITAEVADSDRCTVVEQVANGVSIRMAVLYLLLGGSEPAATNARTEEN, from the coding sequence ATGATGCGTCACCTCATCTCGGCCGCCGACCTCACCCGCGACGACGCCGTCCTCATCCTCGACACCGCCGAGGAGATGGCCCGGGTGGCCGACCGGCCCATCAAGAAGCTCCCGACCCTGCGCGGGCGCACGATCTGCAACCTCTTCTTCGAGGACTCCACCCGCACCCGGATCTCCTTCGAGGCGGCCGAGAAGCGCCTGTCCGCCGACGTCATCAACTTCGCCGCCAAGGGCTCCAGCGTCTCCAAGGGCGAGTCGCTCAAGGACACCGCCCAGACCCTGGAGGCGATGGGCGTCGACGCCGTCGTCATCCGCCACAGCGCCTCCGGCGCCCCGTACCGGCTCGCCACCTCCGGCTGGATCGACGCCCCCGTCATCAACGCCGGCGACGGCACCCACCAGCACCCCACCCAGGCCCTCCTGGACGCCTTCACCATGCGGCGCCGCCTGGTCGGCCGCGACGCCGGCCTCGGCCAGGACCTGTCCGGCAAGCGCATCACCCTCGTCGGTGACGTCCTGCACAGCCGGGTGGCCCGCTCCAACGTCGACCTGCTGCACACCCTCGGCGCCGAGGTCACCCTGGTGGCCCCGCCCACCCTCGTCCCCGTCGGCGTCGAGCACTGGCCCTGCGAGGTCTCCTACGACCTGGACGGCGTGCTGCCGAAGTCCGACGCGGTGATGATGCTGCGTGTGCAGCGCGAACGGATGAACGCGGCCTTCTTCCCGACCGAGCGCGAGTACTCGCGCCGCTACGGGCTGGACGGCCTGCGGATGGCGAAGATGCCCGACCACGCCATCGTCATGCACCCCGGGCCCATGGTCCGCGGCATGGAGATCACCGCCGAGGTCGCCGACTCCGACCGCTGCACGGTCGTCGAGCAGGTCGCCAACGGCGTCTCCATCCGCATGGCCGTCCTCTACCTGCTGCTCGGCGGCTCCGAGCCCGCCGCCACCAACGCCCGTACCGAGGAGAACTGA
- a CDS encoding dihydroorotase — translation MSKILIRGAKVLGGEAQDVLIDGEIIAETGTGLSAEGAQVIEAGGQVLLPGLVDLHTHLREPGREDSETVLTGTRAAASGGYTAVFAMANTFPVADTAGVVEQVYRLGKEAGYCDVQPIGAVTVGLEGKKLAELGAMHDSAAGVTVFSDDGKCVDDAVIMRRALEYVKAFGGVIAQHAQEPRLTEGAQMNEGVVSAELGLGGWPAVAEESIIARDVLLAEHVGSRVHICHLSTAGSVEIVRWAKSRGIDVTAEVTPHHLLLTDELVRSYNPVYKVNPPLRTERDVMALREALADGTIDIVATDHAPHPHEDKDCEWAAAAMGMVGLETALSVVQQTMVETGLLDWAGVADRMSVTPARIGGAKGHGRPVSAGEPANLTLVDPAYRGVVNPADFASRSRNTPYEGRELPGRVTHTFLRGRATLVDGKLA, via the coding sequence ATGAGCAAGATCCTGATCCGTGGTGCGAAGGTGCTCGGCGGCGAGGCCCAGGACGTCCTGATCGACGGCGAGATCATCGCCGAGACGGGTACGGGCCTGTCGGCCGAGGGCGCCCAGGTGATCGAGGCCGGGGGACAGGTCCTCCTGCCCGGCCTGGTCGACCTGCACACCCACCTGCGCGAGCCCGGCCGCGAGGACTCCGAGACCGTCCTCACCGGCACCCGCGCCGCCGCCTCCGGCGGCTACACGGCCGTCTTCGCCATGGCCAACACCTTCCCCGTCGCCGACACCGCCGGCGTCGTCGAGCAGGTCTACCGGCTCGGCAAGGAGGCCGGCTACTGCGACGTGCAGCCCATCGGCGCCGTCACCGTCGGCCTGGAGGGCAAGAAGCTCGCCGAGCTCGGCGCCATGCACGACTCCGCCGCCGGCGTCACCGTCTTCTCCGACGACGGCAAGTGCGTCGACGACGCGGTGATCATGCGCCGTGCCCTGGAGTACGTGAAGGCGTTCGGCGGCGTCATCGCCCAGCACGCCCAGGAGCCCCGCCTCACCGAGGGCGCCCAGATGAACGAGGGCGTCGTCTCCGCCGAACTCGGCCTCGGCGGCTGGCCCGCCGTCGCCGAGGAGTCGATCATCGCCCGCGACGTCCTCCTCGCCGAGCACGTCGGCTCCCGCGTCCACATCTGCCACCTCTCCACGGCCGGCTCCGTCGAGATCGTCCGCTGGGCCAAGTCCCGCGGCATCGACGTCACCGCCGAGGTCACCCCGCACCACCTCCTCCTCACCGACGAGCTGGTCCGCAGCTACAACCCGGTCTACAAGGTCAACCCGCCGCTGCGCACCGAGCGCGACGTGATGGCGCTGCGCGAGGCCCTGGCCGACGGCACCATCGACATCGTGGCCACCGACCACGCCCCGCACCCCCACGAGGACAAGGACTGCGAGTGGGCCGCCGCCGCCATGGGCATGGTGGGCCTGGAGACCGCCCTGTCCGTCGTCCAGCAGACGATGGTGGAGACCGGCCTGCTCGACTGGGCCGGCGTCGCCGACCGGATGTCCGTCACGCCGGCCCGGATCGGCGGGGCCAAGGGCCACGGACGCCCCGTCTCGGCTGGTGAGCCCGCCAACCTGACGCTGGTCGATCCGGCATACCGTGGTGTCGTGAACCCGGCCGACTTCGCCTCCCGCAGCCGCAACACCCCCTACGAGGGCCGCGAGCTGCCGGGACGCGTCACCCACACGTTCCTGCGGGGCCGGGCAACGCTCGTCGACGGGAAGCTGGCGTGA
- the efp gene encoding elongation factor P, with protein MASTNDLKNGMVLKLEGGQLWSVVEFQHVKPGKGPAFVRTKLKNVLSGKVVDKTFNAGVKVDTATIDRREMQFSYMDGEYFVFMDMETYDQLMVDRKAVGDAANFLIEGFTAQVAQHEGEVLYVELPAAVELTVQHTDPGVQGDRSTGGTKPATLETGHEIQVPLFITTGEKIKVDTRTSDYLGRVNS; from the coding sequence GTGGCTTCCACGAACGACCTCAAGAACGGCATGGTGCTCAAGCTCGAAGGCGGCCAGCTCTGGTCCGTCGTCGAGTTCCAGCACGTCAAGCCCGGCAAGGGCCCGGCCTTCGTGCGCACCAAGCTCAAGAACGTCCTGTCCGGCAAGGTCGTCGACAAGACCTTCAACGCGGGCGTGAAGGTCGACACGGCCACCATCGACCGCCGCGAGATGCAGTTCTCCTACATGGACGGCGAGTACTTCGTCTTCATGGACATGGAGACCTACGACCAGCTGATGGTCGACCGCAAGGCCGTCGGCGACGCCGCCAACTTCCTCATCGAGGGCTTCACCGCCCAGGTCGCGCAGCACGAGGGCGAGGTGCTCTACGTCGAGCTCCCGGCCGCCGTCGAGCTGACCGTCCAGCACACCGACCCGGGCGTGCAGGGCGACCGCTCCACCGGTGGCACCAAGCCCGCCACCCTGGAGACCGGCCACGAGATCCAGGTCCCGCTCTTCATCACCACCGGTGAGAAGATCAAGGTCGACACCCGCACCAGCGACTACCTCGGCCGGGTGAACAGCTAA
- the carA gene encoding glutamine-hydrolyzing carbamoyl-phosphate synthase small subunit, translated as MTTSTRGTAKVPAVLVLEDGRIFRGRAYGAVGETFGEAVFSTGMTGYQETLTDPSYHRQVVVMTAPHVGNTGVNDEDPESARIWVSGYVVRDPARVSSNWRARRSLDEELRAQGVVGIQGVDTRALTRHLRESGAMRVGIFSGTALPDEGTMLAEVRQQPEMTGADLSAEVATKEAYVVPAIGEKKFTVAAVDLGIKGMTPHRMAERGIEVHVLPATATAEDVFAVDPDGVFFSNGPGDPATADGPVAVMRAVLERRTPLFGICFGNQILGRALGFGTYKLKYGHRGINQPVQDRTTGKVEVTAHNHGFAVDAPLDKVSDTPYGRAEVSHVCLNDNVVEGLQLLDQPAFSVQYHPEAAAGPHDAAYLFDRFVSLMEAERA; from the coding sequence ATGACGACCTCCACCCGGGGAACCGCCAAGGTTCCCGCCGTACTCGTCCTGGAGGACGGCCGCATCTTCCGCGGCCGCGCCTACGGGGCCGTGGGGGAGACCTTCGGTGAGGCCGTGTTCTCCACCGGCATGACCGGATACCAGGAGACCCTCACCGACCCGTCGTACCACCGCCAGGTGGTCGTGATGACCGCCCCGCACGTCGGCAACACCGGCGTCAACGACGAGGACCCCGAGTCCGCCCGCATCTGGGTGTCCGGCTACGTCGTCCGCGACCCCGCCCGCGTCTCCTCCAACTGGCGCGCCCGCCGCTCCCTCGACGAGGAGCTGCGCGCCCAGGGCGTCGTCGGCATCCAGGGCGTCGACACCCGCGCCCTCACCCGCCACCTGCGCGAGAGCGGCGCCATGCGCGTCGGCATCTTCTCCGGCACCGCGCTCCCCGACGAGGGCACCATGCTCGCCGAGGTCCGGCAGCAGCCCGAGATGACGGGCGCGGACCTCTCCGCCGAGGTCGCCACCAAGGAGGCGTACGTCGTCCCCGCGATCGGCGAGAAGAAGTTCACCGTCGCCGCCGTCGACCTCGGCATCAAGGGCATGACCCCGCACCGGATGGCCGAGCGCGGCATCGAGGTCCACGTGCTGCCCGCCACCGCCACCGCCGAGGACGTCTTCGCGGTCGACCCCGACGGCGTGTTCTTCTCCAACGGCCCCGGCGACCCCGCCACCGCCGACGGCCCCGTCGCCGTCATGCGGGCCGTCCTGGAGCGCAGGACGCCCCTCTTCGGCATCTGCTTCGGCAACCAGATCCTCGGCCGCGCCCTCGGCTTCGGCACCTACAAGCTGAAGTACGGCCACCGCGGCATCAACCAGCCCGTCCAGGACCGCACCACCGGCAAGGTCGAGGTCACCGCGCACAACCACGGCTTCGCCGTCGACGCGCCCCTCGACAAGGTCTCCGACACCCCCTACGGGCGTGCCGAGGTCTCCCACGTGTGCCTGAACGACAACGTGGTGGAAGGTCTCCAACTGCTCGACCAGCCCGCCTTCTCCGTCCAGTACCACCCCGAGGCGGCCGCCGGCCCGCACGACGCCGCGTACCTCTTCGACCGCTTCGTTTCTCTGATGGAGGCCGAGCGTGCCTAA
- a CDS encoding aminopeptidase P family protein, whose translation MSELYADRRMRLRDRCAAAGSAAALVSRPANVRYLTGGSPAGAVLLLGPDEDVLLCPTAPGGDPADGRLDELLRQVVLPTDGGDPAVAAVGFAREAGADALSVEEHHLTVARHRAMGSVAPSLRLADLSSAVEQLRIVKDEDEIACLRIAAEIADQALGELLESILVGRTERHLALELERRLVDHGADGPAFPTSVATGPHSGRVGHRPTDRRVEEGDFLSVCLGANYRGYRCEIGRTFVIGTTPADWQIELYDLVFAAQRAGREALAPGAAYRDVDRAARQILAAAGHGDTATALTGHGVGLEIDEDPQLAPASMGKLDACVPVTVEPGVHLPGRGGVRIDDTLVVRQEADGGPELLTITTKELLAL comes from the coding sequence ATGTCAGAGCTGTATGCGGACCGCCGGATGCGGCTGCGCGACCGGTGCGCGGCCGCCGGCAGCGCGGCGGCCCTGGTCTCCCGCCCCGCGAATGTCCGCTATCTCACGGGCGGTTCGCCCGCCGGTGCCGTGCTGCTGCTCGGCCCCGACGAGGACGTGCTGCTCTGCCCGACCGCCCCGGGCGGAGATCCGGCCGACGGGCGGCTCGACGAGCTCCTTCGCCAGGTCGTCCTGCCCACGGACGGCGGCGACCCGGCCGTCGCCGCGGTCGGCTTCGCCCGCGAGGCGGGAGCCGACGCCCTGTCCGTGGAGGAGCACCATCTGACCGTCGCCCGTCACCGGGCCATGGGTTCCGTCGCGCCCAGCCTGCGCCTGGCCGACCTGTCCTCGGCCGTCGAGCAGCTGAGGATCGTCAAGGACGAGGACGAGATCGCCTGCCTGCGGATCGCGGCCGAGATCGCCGACCAGGCCCTCGGAGAGCTCCTGGAGTCGATCCTGGTCGGCCGGACCGAGCGGCACCTCGCGCTGGAGCTGGAGCGGCGGCTGGTCGACCACGGCGCCGACGGGCCCGCCTTCCCCACCTCGGTGGCCACCGGACCGCATTCGGGCCGGGTCGGGCACAGGCCGACCGACCGGCGGGTCGAGGAGGGCGACTTCCTCTCCGTCTGCCTCGGCGCCAACTACCGCGGCTACCGCTGCGAGATCGGCCGCACCTTCGTCATCGGCACCACCCCCGCGGACTGGCAGATCGAGCTCTACGACCTCGTCTTCGCCGCTCAGCGCGCCGGACGCGAGGCCCTGGCCCCGGGCGCGGCGTACCGGGACGTGGACCGCGCGGCCCGGCAGATTCTCGCCGCGGCGGGCCACGGCGACACCGCCACCGCCCTCACGGGGCACGGTGTGGGCCTGGAAATCGACGAGGACCCGCAGCTCGCACCCGCGTCCATGGGTAAACTGGACGCTTGTGTGCCGGTCACCGTCGAACCGGGGGTCCACCTCCCGGGCCGGGGCGGGGTCCGGATCGATGACACGCTCGTCGTGCGCCAGGAGGCGGACGGCGGACCCGAGCTACTCACCATCACGACCAAGGAGCTGCTCGCGCTGTAG
- the nusB gene encoding transcription antitermination factor NusB: MAARSKARRRAFQILFEADQRGASVQEVLADQVRHHRADDRQPPVNEFTMQLVEGYAQHIARIDELIATYAVDWDLDRMPVADRNIVRLAAYELIWDDGTPDAVAIDEAVQLAKEFSTDESPTFVNGLLARFKDLKPRLRRDADA, from the coding sequence GTGGCCGCCCGGAGCAAGGCCCGCAGGCGGGCCTTCCAGATCCTGTTCGAGGCCGACCAGCGTGGTGCCTCGGTGCAGGAAGTCCTCGCGGACCAGGTCCGGCACCACCGGGCCGACGACCGCCAGCCGCCGGTGAACGAGTTCACCATGCAGCTGGTCGAGGGCTACGCCCAGCACATCGCCCGGATCGACGAGCTCATCGCGACCTACGCGGTGGACTGGGACCTCGACCGGATGCCCGTCGCCGACCGGAACATCGTGCGCCTCGCCGCGTACGAGCTGATCTGGGACGACGGCACCCCGGACGCGGTGGCGATCGACGAGGCCGTGCAGCTCGCCAAGGAGTTCTCCACGGACGAGTCGCCGACCTTCGTCAACGGTCTGCTCGCCCGCTTCAAGGACCTGAAGCCGCGCCTGCGCCGGGACGCGGACGCCTGA
- the carB gene encoding carbamoyl-phosphate synthase large subunit, which produces MPKRTDIQSVLVIGSGPIVIGQAAEFDYSGTQACRVLKSEGLRVILVNSNPATIMTDPEIADATYVEPITPEFVEKIIAKERPDALLPTLGGQTALNTAISMHEQGVLEKYGVELIGANVEAIHKGEDRDLFKGVVEAVKAKIGYGESARSVICHSMDDVLKGVETLGGYPVVVRPSFTMGGAGSGFAHDEEELRRIAGQGLTLSPTTEVLLEESILGWKEYELELMRDKADNVVVVCSIENFDPMGVHTGDSITVAPAMTLTDREYQRLRDIGIAIIREVGVDTGGCNIQFAVNPVDGRIIVIEMNPRVSRSSALASKATGFPIAKIAAKLAVGYTLDEIPNDITEKTPASFEPTLDYVVVKAPRFAFEKFPSADSTLTTTMKSVGEAMAIGRNFTEALQKALRSLEKKGSQFAFTGEPGDKAELLREAVRPTDGRINTVMQAIRAGATPEEVFEATKIDPWFVDQLFLIKEIADELALAEKLDPELLAEAKRHGFSDAQIAEIRGLREDVVREVRHALGVRPVYKTVDTCAAEFAAKTPYFYSSYDEETEVAPREKPAVIILGSGPNRIGQGIEFDYSCVHASFALSDAGYETVMVNCNPETVSTDYDTSDRLYFEPLTLEDVLEIVHAESLAGPIAGVVVQLGGQTPLGLAQALKDNGVPVVGTSPEAIHAAEDRGAFGRVLEEAGLPAPKHGTATTFEGAKKIADEIGYPVLVRPSYVLGGRGMEIVYDETRLEAYIAESTEISPTRPVLVDRFLDDAIEIDVDALYDGQELYLGGVMEHIEEAGIHSGDSACALPPITLGGFDVKRLRASTEAIAKGVGVRGLINIQFAMAGDILYVLEANPRASRTVPFTSKATAVPLAKAAARISLGATIAELRAEGLLPKNGDGGTLPLDAPISVKEAVMPWSRFRDIHGRGVDTVLGPEMRSTGEVMGIDSVFGTAYAKSQAGAYGPLPTKGRAFISVANRDKRSMIFPARELVAHGFELLATSGTAEVLKRNGINATIVRKLSEGEGPGGEKTIVQLIHDGQVDLIVNTPYGTGGRLDGYEIRTAAVSRGVPCLTTVQALAAAVQGIDALNHGDVGVRSLQEHAAHLIAARD; this is translated from the coding sequence GTGCCTAAGCGCACCGATATCCAGTCCGTCCTGGTCATCGGCTCCGGCCCGATCGTCATCGGCCAGGCCGCCGAGTTCGACTACTCCGGCACCCAGGCCTGCCGGGTCCTCAAGTCCGAGGGCCTGCGCGTCATCCTGGTCAACTCCAACCCGGCCACGATCATGACCGACCCGGAGATCGCCGACGCCACCTACGTCGAGCCGATCACCCCCGAGTTCGTCGAGAAGATCATCGCCAAGGAGCGCCCCGACGCCCTGCTGCCCACCCTCGGCGGCCAGACCGCGCTCAACACCGCGATCTCCATGCACGAGCAGGGCGTCCTCGAGAAGTACGGCGTCGAGCTCATCGGCGCCAACGTCGAGGCCATCCACAAGGGCGAGGACCGCGACCTCTTCAAGGGCGTCGTCGAGGCCGTCAAGGCCAAGATCGGTTACGGCGAGTCCGCCCGCTCGGTCATCTGCCACTCCATGGACGACGTCCTCAAGGGCGTCGAGACCCTCGGCGGCTACCCCGTCGTCGTCCGCCCCTCCTTCACCATGGGCGGCGCCGGCTCCGGCTTCGCCCACGACGAGGAGGAGCTGCGCCGCATCGCCGGCCAGGGCCTCACGCTCTCCCCGACCACCGAGGTGCTCCTGGAGGAGTCCATCCTCGGCTGGAAGGAGTACGAGCTGGAGCTGATGCGCGACAAGGCCGACAACGTCGTGGTCGTCTGCTCCATCGAGAACTTCGACCCGATGGGCGTCCACACCGGTGACTCCATCACCGTCGCCCCGGCGATGACCCTCACCGACCGCGAGTACCAGCGGCTGCGCGACATCGGCATCGCGATCATCCGCGAGGTCGGCGTCGACACCGGCGGCTGCAACATCCAGTTCGCGGTCAACCCGGTCGACGGCCGGATCATCGTCATCGAGATGAACCCGCGCGTCTCCCGTTCCTCCGCGCTCGCCTCCAAGGCCACCGGCTTCCCGATCGCCAAGATCGCCGCCAAGCTGGCCGTCGGCTACACGCTGGACGAGATCCCCAACGACATCACCGAGAAGACCCCGGCCTCCTTCGAGCCGACCCTCGACTACGTCGTCGTCAAGGCGCCCCGCTTCGCCTTCGAGAAGTTCCCCTCCGCCGACTCCACCCTCACCACGACCATGAAGTCGGTCGGCGAGGCCATGGCCATCGGCCGCAACTTCACCGAGGCGCTGCAGAAGGCCCTGCGCTCCCTGGAGAAGAAGGGCTCGCAGTTCGCCTTCACCGGCGAGCCGGGCGACAAGGCGGAGCTGCTGCGCGAGGCGGTCCGTCCCACCGACGGCCGGATCAACACGGTCATGCAGGCCATCCGCGCGGGCGCCACCCCCGAGGAGGTCTTCGAGGCCACCAAGATCGACCCCTGGTTCGTCGACCAGCTCTTCCTCATCAAGGAGATCGCCGACGAGCTCGCGCTGGCCGAGAAGCTCGACCCCGAGCTGCTCGCCGAGGCCAAGCGCCACGGCTTCTCCGACGCCCAGATCGCCGAGATCCGCGGCCTGCGCGAGGACGTCGTCCGCGAGGTGCGGCACGCCCTCGGCGTCCGCCCGGTCTACAAGACGGTCGACACCTGCGCCGCCGAGTTCGCCGCGAAGACCCCGTACTTCTACTCGTCCTACGACGAGGAGACCGAGGTCGCGCCGCGCGAGAAGCCCGCGGTGATCATCCTGGGCTCCGGCCCGAACCGCATCGGCCAGGGCATCGAGTTCGACTACTCCTGCGTCCACGCCTCCTTCGCGCTGAGCGACGCGGGCTACGAGACCGTGATGGTCAACTGCAACCCGGAGACCGTCTCCACGGACTACGACACCTCCGACCGCCTGTACTTCGAGCCGCTGACCCTCGAGGACGTCCTGGAGATCGTCCACGCCGAGTCGCTCGCCGGCCCCATCGCGGGCGTCGTCGTCCAGCTCGGCGGCCAGACCCCGCTCGGCCTCGCCCAGGCGCTCAAGGACAACGGCGTGCCGGTCGTCGGCACCTCCCCGGAGGCCATCCACGCCGCCGAGGACCGCGGCGCCTTCGGCCGCGTCCTGGAGGAGGCGGGCCTGCCCGCCCCCAAGCACGGCACCGCCACCACCTTCGAGGGCGCCAAGAAGATCGCCGACGAGATCGGCTACCCCGTCCTCGTACGCCCCTCGTACGTGCTCGGCGGCCGCGGCATGGAGATCGTCTACGACGAGACGCGCCTCGAGGCGTACATCGCCGAGTCCACCGAGATCTCCCCGACCCGCCCGGTCCTCGTCGACCGCTTCCTCGACGACGCCATCGAGATCGACGTCGACGCGCTCTACGACGGCCAGGAGCTCTACCTCGGCGGCGTCATGGAGCACATCGAGGAGGCCGGCATCCACTCCGGCGACTCCGCCTGCGCCCTGCCCCCGATCACCCTCGGCGGCTTCGACGTCAAGCGGCTGCGCGCCTCCACCGAGGCCATCGCCAAGGGCGTCGGCGTGCGCGGCCTGATCAACATCCAGTTCGCGATGGCCGGCGACATCCTCTACGTCCTCGAGGCCAACCCGCGCGCCTCGCGCACCGTCCCCTTCACCTCGAAGGCGACCGCGGTGCCGCTCGCGAAGGCCGCCGCCCGCATCTCGCTCGGCGCCACCATCGCCGAGCTGCGCGCCGAGGGCCTGCTGCCGAAGAACGGCGACGGCGGCACCCTGCCGCTGGACGCGCCGATCTCCGTCAAGGAGGCCGTGATGCCGTGGTCGCGCTTCCGCGACATCCACGGCCGCGGCGTGGACACCGTCCTCGGCCCGGAGATGCGCTCCACCGGCGAGGTCATGGGCATCGACTCGGTCTTCGGAACGGCGTACGCCAAGTCGCAGGCCGGCGCCTACGGCCCGCTGCCCACCAAGGGCCGCGCGTTCATCTCCGTCGCCAACCGCGACAAGCGCTCGATGATCTTCCCGGCCCGTGAGCTCGTCGCCCACGGCTTCGAACTGCTCGCCACCTCCGGC
- the pyrR gene encoding bifunctional pyr operon transcriptional regulator/uracil phosphoribosyltransferase PyrR — protein sequence MDTEQQTDAARPVLEAPDIARVLTRIAHEIVERAKGADDVVLLGIPTRGVYLARRLAEKLESITGARIPVGSLDITMYRDDLRMKPARAIGRTDIPGDGIDGRLVVLVDDVLFSGRTIRAALDALGDIGRPRAVQLAVLVDRGHRELPIRADYVGKNLPTSLRETVKVQLAEEDGRDTVLLGSKPAS from the coding sequence ATGGACACAGAGCAGCAGACCGATGCCGCCCGGCCCGTTCTTGAGGCCCCGGACATCGCGCGGGTCCTGACCCGCATCGCCCACGAGATCGTCGAGCGCGCCAAGGGCGCCGACGACGTGGTCCTCCTCGGCATTCCCACCCGCGGCGTCTACCTCGCCCGCCGGCTGGCCGAGAAGCTCGAGTCGATCACCGGCGCCAGGATCCCGGTCGGCTCCCTCGACATCACCATGTACCGGGACGACCTGCGGATGAAGCCGGCGCGCGCCATCGGCCGCACCGACATCCCCGGGGACGGCATCGACGGCCGTCTCGTCGTCCTCGTCGACGACGTCCTCTTCTCCGGCCGCACCATCCGCGCCGCCCTCGACGCCCTCGGCGACATCGGCCGCCCCCGTGCCGTCCAGCTCGCGGTCCTCGTCGACCGCGGCCACCGCGAACTCCCGATCCGCGCCGACTACGTCGGCAAGAACCTCCCCACGTCGCTGCGGGAGACGGTCAAGGTCCAGCTCGCCGAAGAGGACGGTCGCGACACCGTCCTGCTCGGCAGCAAGCCCGCCTCCTGA